The Halocalculus aciditolerans genome includes a window with the following:
- a CDS encoding hydantoinase B/oxoprolinase family protein — translation MSDVDPITLEILRNQLEGVAEEMGQVLIRGAYSPNIKERQDCSTALFDAEGRTVAQAEHIPVHLGAMPEAVEAVMAKDPEPGEVWALNDPFEGGTHLPDVTLVSPLAPVGDEGIVGYAVSRAHHADVGGSTPGSMPAGAREIYEEGVRLPGVRLVRDGDIVEDVMNLFLANVRTPGERRADIRAQLAAHDRAEERLGDLFEEHGNTVRDAFDAVIDYSRSRMESELAEIPDGTYEAHDVLEGDGVTDDDVPIEVSVTVDGATLDVDFTGTADQVAGNLNAPLAVAKSAVYFVVRCLTDSEIPPNQGCYDPVSVTTPEGSLLNPASPAAVVGGNVETSQRVTDVVFAALAQAVPERAPAHGQGTMNNLIIGSREGDFAYYETIGGGAGATSDVDGMDGVQVGMTNTLNTPAEVLEAEYPLRVERYAFRPGTGGDGEHRGGLGLERSLTVERDATVSLLTERRRTQPKGVSGGADGATGENLVDGEAVPAKTTVDVDAGSTVTVRTPGGGGHGSPESRDPDARERDRRDGKTESR, via the coding sequence ATGAGTGACGTCGATCCGATCACGCTCGAAATCCTGCGGAACCAACTCGAAGGAGTGGCCGAGGAGATGGGTCAGGTGCTCATCCGCGGCGCGTACTCCCCGAACATCAAGGAGCGACAGGACTGCTCGACCGCCCTCTTCGACGCCGAGGGCCGGACGGTCGCGCAGGCCGAACACATCCCGGTCCACCTCGGCGCGATGCCCGAGGCCGTCGAGGCGGTGATGGCGAAGGACCCCGAGCCGGGTGAGGTCTGGGCGCTCAACGACCCCTTCGAGGGCGGCACCCACCTCCCGGACGTGACGCTCGTCTCGCCGCTCGCACCGGTCGGCGACGAGGGAATCGTCGGGTACGCCGTCTCGCGCGCGCACCACGCGGACGTCGGTGGGTCCACGCCCGGCAGCATGCCGGCGGGAGCTCGCGAAATCTACGAGGAAGGCGTCCGCCTCCCCGGCGTTCGGCTCGTCCGCGACGGCGACATCGTCGAGGACGTCATGAACCTCTTCCTCGCGAACGTCCGCACCCCCGGCGAGCGACGCGCCGACATTCGCGCGCAGCTCGCCGCCCACGACCGCGCCGAGGAGCGACTCGGCGACCTGTTCGAGGAGCACGGCAACACGGTCCGCGACGCCTTCGACGCCGTCATCGACTACTCACGCAGCCGCATGGAGAGCGAACTCGCCGAAATCCCCGACGGGACGTACGAGGCTCACGACGTGCTAGAGGGCGACGGCGTGACCGACGACGACGTCCCCATCGAAGTGTCAGTCACCGTCGACGGCGCGACGCTGGACGTGGATTTCACGGGCACCGCCGACCAGGTCGCCGGAAACCTCAACGCCCCGCTCGCCGTCGCGAAGAGCGCGGTCTACTTCGTCGTTCGCTGCCTGACTGACTCGGAGATCCCGCCGAACCAGGGCTGCTACGACCCGGTTTCGGTGACGACGCCAGAAGGCTCTCTCCTGAACCCCGCGTCGCCGGCGGCCGTCGTCGGCGGGAACGTCGAGACGAGTCAGCGCGTCACCGACGTCGTATTCGCGGCGCTCGCACAGGCCGTCCCGGAACGCGCGCCCGCTCACGGGCAGGGGACGATGAACAACCTCATCATCGGCTCTCGAGAGGGTGACTTCGCCTACTACGAGACCATCGGCGGTGGGGCCGGCGCGACCAGTGACGTCGACGGGATGGACGGCGTCCAGGTCGGGATGACGAACACGCTGAACACGCCCGCCGAAGTGCTGGAGGCCGAGTACCCGCTCCGCGTCGAGCGCTACGCCTTCCGACCGGGAACCGGCGGTGACGGCGAGCACCGGGGCGGACTCGGCCTCGAACGCTCGCTAACCGTCGAGCGTGACGCTACCGTCTCACTGCTCACCGAGCGGCGACGCACCCAGCCGAAAGGCGTCTCGGGCGGTGCGGACGGCGCGACCGGCGAGAACCTCGTCGACGGCGAGGCCGTGCCGGCGAAGACGACGGTCGACGTCGACGCGGGCTCGACCGTCACCGTCCGAACGCCCGGCGGTGGCGGCCACGGGAGTCCCGAGAGCCGCGACCCCGACGCTCGTGAGCGGGACCGCCGCGACGGGAAGACCGAGTCGCGTTGA